Below is a window of Pseudodesulfovibrio sp. 5S69 DNA.
TTCACGGCGGCGTATTCGTCGTCCGTGAGGACCCTGCCCCTTTCGAGGTTCAGGGTCAGGCGCGAGCAGTCGAGGGCATGGGCGGCCAGGAGCTCGGCGCTCAGACGGGGCGAGTCCACGCCGGAAAGGCGGGACTCGCACTCCTTGAGCACGTCCTGGATATTGCGGGACACCGGGGCTCCTCGGCGGGAACGGCTAGTCGCCCTGCCGCTTGAGCGCTTCGGACTGGAAATGGTTGATCAGGGCTTCGGTCAGTTCCTGCAACTCTCCCTCCATGATCTGAGGGAGTTTGTGCAGGGTCAGGTTGATGCGGTGATCGGACACGCGGCCCTGAGGATAGTTGTAGGTACGGATGCGCTCGGACCGGTCGCCGGTGCCCACCTGGCTGCGCCGGGCGGCCTCTTCCTCGGCCTTGGCCTTGTCCTGCTCCATCTGCAGCAGGCGGGAGCGCAGGACCTTCAAGGCCTTGGCCTTGTTCTTGTGCTGCGACTTCTCGTCCTGGCAGATGACCACCAGGCCGGAAGGGATGTGGGTCACGCGGATGGCCGAGTCCGTGGTATTGACCGACTGGCCGCCGGGACCGGAGGACCGGAACACGTCCACGCGCAGGTCTTCGGGGCGGAGGTCCACGTCCACCTCTTCGGCCTCGGCCATGATGGCCACGGTCACGGCGGAGGTGTGGATGCGGCCCTGGGACTCGGTGGCCGGTACGCGCTGCACCCGGTGGGTGCCGGATTCGTACTTGAGCTTGCTGTAGACCTTGTCGCCGGAGATGGAGGCGATGACTTCCTTGTAGCCGCCGGAACCGGTGTGGTTGGCGCTCATCTCCTCGACCTTCCAGTGGTTGATCTCGGCGTAGCGGGTGTACATGCGGTAGAGGTCGGCCGCGAACAGGGCGGCCTCGTCGCCGCCGGTGCCCGCGCGGATTTCCAGGATGATGTTCTTCTCGTCCATGGGATCCTTGGGCAGCAGCAGGACCTTGAGCTCG
It encodes the following:
- the prfA gene encoding peptide chain release factor 1 — translated: MFGKLEEIEEKYVELEQELAQPDIFNDQERYKKVSKAHSDLGEVVEVFRKYKVLSQELDDNREMMNDSDPDIREMAKAEIDEIEEQLPELEDELKVLLLPKDPMDEKNIILEIRAGTGGDEAALFAADLYRMYTRYAEINHWKVEEMSANHTGSGGYKEVIASISGDKVYSKLKYESGTHRVQRVPATESQGRIHTSAVTVAIMAEAEEVDVDLRPEDLRVDVFRSSGPGGQSVNTTDSAIRVTHIPSGLVVICQDEKSQHKNKAKALKVLRSRLLQMEQDKAKAEEEAARRSQVGTGDRSERIRTYNYPQGRVSDHRINLTLHKLPQIMEGELQELTEALINHFQSEALKRQGD